A genomic window from Populus alba chromosome 19, ASM523922v2, whole genome shotgun sequence includes:
- the LOC118028868 gene encoding alpha-galactosidase 3, whose product MGKKITCCFVSFLLGSSLSWVLKVAFAGSIAPLLEGYEEGSYGYSRSFNNVFSTSNYGIFQLNNGLARTPQMGWNSWNFFACNINETVIKETADALISTGLAELGYVYVNIDDCWSSTKRDSKGQLIPDPKTFPSGIKALADYVHEKGLKLGIYSDAGAFTCEVRPGSLFHEKDDAELFASWGIDYLKYDNCFNLGINPKERYPPMRDALNSTGRTMFYSLCEWGVDDPALWAGKVGNSWRTTDDINDSWASMTTTADLNDKWASYAGPGGWNDPDMLEVGNGGMTYHEYRAHFSIWALMKAPLLIGCDVRNMTAETIEILTNKEIIAVNQDPLGIQGRKVYSTGTDGCLQVWAGPLSGHRIVVALWNRCSKAATITAGWDALGLESSTSVSVRDLWQRKDIMGDAVASFGARVDAHDCLIFIFTPQSVYRSEI is encoded by the exons ATGGGAAAGAAGATTACTTGTTGCTTTGTATCGTTTCTATTAGGTTCAAGTTTATCATGGGTACTTAAGGTGGCATTTGCAGGGAGCATAGCTCCTCTTTTGGAGGGATACGAGGAAGGGAGTTATGGGTATAGCAGATCATTCAATAACGTTTTTTCTACTTCAAATTATGGGATTTTCCAGCTCAATAATGGATTGGCTAGAACTCCTCAGATGGG ATGGAATAGCTGGAATTTCTTTGCCTGCAATATCAATGAAACCGTCATCAAGGAAACAG CTGATGCACTTATTTCAACCGGCTTGGCTGAGTTGGGTTATGTGTATGTCAACATAG ATGATTGCTGGTCTTCCACAAAACGAGATTCAAAG ggTCAACTGATCCCTGATCCAAAAACCTTTCCATCAGGAATTAAAGCTCTTGCTGATTATGTTCATGAGAAGGGCCTCAAGCTTGGCATTTATTCTGATGCTGG GGCTTTTACATGTGAAGTTCGACCGGGATCGCTTTTCCATGAAAAAGATGATGCAGAACTTTTTGCTTCTTGG GGTATAGATTATTTGAAGTATGACAACTGTTTCAATTTGGGCATCAATccaaaagaaag ATATCCACCGATGCGTGATGCCCTAAACTCAACTGGACGCACAATGTTTTATTCACTTTGTGAATG GGGAGTGGATGACCCTGCATTATGGGCTGGTAAAGTTGGAAATAGTTGGCGTACAACAGATGACATCAATGATTCATGGGCAAG CATGACTACCACAGCCGATCTGAATGATAAATGGGCATCCTATGCTGGACCTGGTGGATGGAATG ATCCTGATATGTTGGAGGTTGGCAATGGCGGTATGACTTACCATGAGTATCGTGCTCATTTTAGCATCTGGGCCTTAATGAAG GCCCCCCTTTTGATTGGTTGTGATGTAAGAAATATGACTGCAGAAACTATTGAAATTCTAACCAACAAGGAGATCATTGCTGTAAATCAAG ATCCGCTAGGGATTCAGGGAAGGAAGGTTTATTCTACCGGAACTGATGGTTGCCTACAG GTCTGGGCAGGTCCTTTGTCCGGCCATCGCATAGTTGTTGCTCTCTGGAATCGATGTTCAAAAGCTGCAACTATCACTGCTGGATGGGATGCACTTGGGCTCGAATCCAGCACTAGTGTCAGTGTAAGAGACCTGTGGCAG CGCAAAGATATCATGGGAGATGCAGTGGCGTCATTTGGCGCCCGAGTCGATGCTCATGATTGCCTAATATTTATCTTTACTCCTCAGTCAGTGTACCGCTCTGAGATTTAG